AGCGCGTCACCTCGATGATCCAGTGCACGAATGGGTTCAAGGATTTCACCAGAAAAATCTCCAACTATGAGACGGATGTTTTTACGCCGATTTTTCGGGAGTTGGAGGAGTTGAGCGGAAAAAAATACGGAAGGACGCTTCTGTCAGGCAAAAGTGATGGCCAATGGAGCAAGCATGACGTGGCCTTTCGTGTCATCGCTGACCATATCCGTTGCCTGAGTTTTGCAATTGCGGACGGTATCCTTCCATCGAATGAGGGACGAGGCTACGTTCTCCGCCGTATCCTGCGGCGTGCTGTCCGTTATGGTCGAACCTTGGGCCTCCACGAACTATTCTTCCATAAGCTTGTAGGCGTCGTGGTCAACAACTTCGGCACAGTCTTCCCGGAACTACGGATACGGCGCCAAAAAATTGAAGCAACCGTGAAGGCGGAGGAAGAGAGCTTCAACCGCACTCTAGACCGAGGACTTGAGATTTTTGATCGCGCCGTTGTAGGCGTGCTGGACGACGTTTTCCCAGCTGTCGAAGCCTTCAGGCTTTATGACACATATGGTTTTCCCATCGATCTCACAGAATTGATGGCCCGAGAACGCGGTCTGACGGTGGATATGACCGCTTTTGAGAAATTGATGGAACAGCAACGCCAGCGCGCACGCGAAGATCACGACAGTAAGAAATCGGTGATCAGTGTTACTACCGAGGATCTGCAAGTTGAGCCGACGAAGTTTCTTGGGTACGACAATCTGGAACTCGAAGCTCTAGTGGAAGCTGTCTCACCGGGCGCGGAGAAGACATTTGATGTCATTCTCGACAAGACGCCTTTTTATGCGGAGATGGGCGGGCAGGTGGGGGACACGGGGGTAATTGGCTCGGCCAAAGTGCTGGATACACAGAAGCAGGGGAATGTGTACGTACATCGCACTGCTGCGCCGCTTGAGCTGGGGCAACGGGTGCGTGCGGCGGTGGATGTACAGCGTCGATCGAATATCCAGCGGCATCATACCGTTACACATCTTTTCCACTGGGCGTTACATGAGGTGGTGAGCAAGGACGCGCGGCAAAAGGGGTCGCTCGTCGCGCCGGACCGATTTCGTTTTGATTTCAATCAGCCCGAGAAACTCAGCGACCAGCAGATCGCGGACATTGAGAAGCTGGTGAACGAGCGGATCAAGGAAGCTTTACCCGTGTATTGGTTCGAAATGCCTTTCTCCGAAGTGCGCGGGAAGCCGGACATTATGCAGTTCTTTGGCGACAAGTATGGCGACGTTGTCCGCATCGTGCAGATTGGCGGGCACAACAAGGCACTGGATGGTTTCTCGATGGAGCTTTGCGGCGGCACGCACACGAAGACCACGGGCGAGATCGGCCTTTTTAAGATCATGCGCGAGTCGGCGGTGGCGGCGGGAATTCGCCGTGTCGAAGCGGTGTGCGGACAGTTTGCCCAGGAATTCATTGCGAAGCAAGGCGACCAAGAGAAGGCCGAAATCGAGAAGGCCAAGGCACGTGAACTAGAGAAGGAATTGGCCAAGCAGCGCCAGGCCGCGATGGAATCACAAGCACCCGCCATCGCCGAGCAGTTGCTCGCGAAATTGCAGGGCAAGTTGCTCGTCAGCAATCTTGGTGACGCCAACGCCGATTTATTGCGCGCCGTCGTCAACGCGCTGAAGCCGAACCTGACCAGCGGGATCGTGGTTCTGGGTGGTGTGGCTGAAGGCAAAGTCTCGCTCATTTGTCTGGTTACACCCGACCTGGTCAAGGAAGGCAAGAATGCCGGTAAGATTGTCGGCGAACTGGCCAAGATTTGCGGCGGCGGCGGTGGCGGTAAACCCGATCTGGCCCAAGCCGGTGGCAAGCAACCCGAAAAACTGGCCGAAGCTCTCGCGGCGGCGCCGAAAATCATAGGCCTTTGACGCGCTTGCTCTGGCGCGGGCCGCACCGTATCATCCGTTCCTATGCTCGACATCAAACTCATTCGCGAAAAACCTGATTTCGTGCGCCAGCGGCTCGCGACGCGCGGTCGCGGCGACGAGGCGCGGATCGCAGAAATCGGCGCGTTGGACGAGCAACGGCGCAAACTGATTAGCGAAGGCGACAACCTCAAAGCCGAACGCAATAAAGTCAGCAAGGAAATCGGCGCGCTGAAGTCGAAGGGACAGGACGCGAGCGCGCAGATGGCCGCGATGAAGCAGGTCGGCGAACGTATCACGTCTCTTGATGCGGAGGTTGCGACCCTGGATGTCAAGTTGCAGGACATCCTGCTGGTGATCCCCAATCTGCCGCACGAAAGCGTCACGGTGGGCAAGGAGGCGGCGGACAACCCTGAGGTGAAACGCTGGGGTGAAGCGCCGAAGTTTGCGTTTCAACCGAAGGCCCATTGGGACATCGGTGAACAACTTGGTATTTTGGATTTCGCCCGCGCTACCAAAATCTCTGGTAGTGGATTCATTCTGTACAAGGGCGCGGGCGCCCGTTTGGAACGGGCTTTGATCAATTTCCTGCTCGACCTGCACACGAGCGAGCACGGCTACACGGAAGTCTTCCCGCCGTTTCTCATAAATCGCAATGCGATGATCGGCACGGGTCAATTGCCGAAGTTCGAAGAGGACATGTATCGACTGCGCGATGAGGAGATGTATCTCGCGCCGACAGCCGAGGTCCCTGTGACCAACATTCATCGGGACGAGATTCTTCGCGAAGAGCAGTTGCCGATTTATTATGCCGCTTATACGCCGTGCTTTCGACGGGAAGCGGGGGCGGCCGGCAAGGAAACGCGCGGCATGATTCGGGTTCACCAGTTCGATAAAGTGGAACTGGTCAAATTTGTTAAACCGGAATCGAGCTACGACGAACTGGAGAAGCTTGTAGTTAATGCGGAAAAGGTGCTGCAACTGCTCGGTCTCCATTATCGGATCGTGTTGCTTTGTTCCGGCGACATGGGAAATGCCTCGGCAAAAACCTACGACATCGAGGTGTGGGCGCCGGGTCAGAACGCGTATCTCGAGGTCTCGAGTTGCTCGAACTTCGAAGAATTTCAGGCGCGACGCGCGAATATCAAGTTCAAGGACGCCGCTGGCAAGAACCGTTTCGTGCATACACTCAACGGCAGCGGCACGGCGCTGGCCCGTTTGTACGTTGCGCTGCTGGAAACTTATCAGCAGGCTGATGGCAGCGTGAAGATTCCCGAACCGCTGGTATCGTATATGGGTGGGTTGCGGGAAATACGGCCTGCTTAGGCTGTCATGCTCTCCAAAGTACAAGCGGCCCTGGCAAAAACACTCGCGCCGGGCGAACCTCTGCTCGTTGGGGTGTCCGGTGGAGCTGATTCCGTCGCCTTGCTAAGCATCCTTGTCGAGCTAGGCTGGCGACCCCGCGTCTGTCATCTCAATCATCAACTCCGCGGCGTGGACAGCGATGCGGATGCCGAGTTTGTGCGACAACTTGCGACGCAGTACGGTTTGCCGAGCACTATCGAAGCGTGCACGGTTGATCGGGATGAAGACAGCGCGCGGCGCGCACGGCAGGAGTTCTTTGGACGGGTGGCCGAGCGCACGGGGATCAAGAAGCTTGTGCTCGCGCATACCGCCGACGATCAGGTTGAAACGTTCTTGTTGCGACTTCTGCGCGGCGCCGGCGTGCCCGGATTGGTTGGCATCTGGCCGGAACGGCAGCTTGGGACATTGCGCGTGATTCGACCGATGCTGAAAGTACGGCGGCTGGAAATCATGGAATACCTTGCGGCGAAGAAGCTCTCGTATCGCGAAGATAAGTCCAACACCGACACCCGATTCACCCGCAATCGCATCCGGCACGGGTTATTGCCGTTGTTGGAGCGCGAGTACAACCCTGCGATCCGCGACGTTCTGCTCAACACGGCCGAGATTTTGCGGGATGAGGATTTCTACCTGCTGCATCACGTGGCCCAGCGGTTTTACATGGCGGCCTGCCAGAACGACGCGGTGAATGTGAAGACGCTGGCGAATTACCAGACCGCCATTCAGCGCCGCGTCTTACGGTTTTGGTTGGGGGGAGACTCCGAGAACGGGCCAAGTTTCACTTTTGAACAGATTGAAGCCGTGCGGCACGCGGCGCTTGGTGATGCGCCCGGCGCGGCCATTGATCTGCCGGATGATTTGGTGGTGTACCGCGAGTACGAGTGGTTGCGGAAGGCTCGTCGGAAAGATTTGGAGCCTGTGAAGGGAAACTGGCCCCTGAGCTTGTCAGGTGAGACGGTCATTCTGGAGCTGGGTATGCGGTTTATTTTGAGACACAGTGACGAGTCGCCTCGTCCCAAAGAATGCTTCGATGCCGATGCGCTCGGCGAGGGACTGTTTGTCCGCACGTGGGAGAATGGCGACCGTTTTCAGCCATTAGGGATGAGCGAGACGAA
This window of the Verrucomicrobiia bacterium genome carries:
- the alaS gene encoding alanine--tRNA ligase, which translates into the protein MTSAEIRQSFLDFFREKQHTIVPSSSLLPDAPNLLFTNAGMNQFVPIFLGQVKPQWNPPRTADTQKCIRAGGKHNDLEDVGLDTYHHTFFEMLGNWSFGNYFKKEAIDWAWELVVERWHFPKERLYATYFGGDDKIAADTEARDLWLRYLPSDHVVPGNRKDNFWMMGDTGPCGPCSEIHVDLTPNGDGGAKLVNSGSPLSIEIWNLVFIQFNANPDGSLTPLAAKHVDTGMGFERVTSMIQCTNGFKDFTRKISNYETDVFTPIFRELEELSGKKYGRTLLSGKSDGQWSKHDVAFRVIADHIRCLSFAIADGILPSNEGRGYVLRRILRRAVRYGRTLGLHELFFHKLVGVVVNNFGTVFPELRIRRQKIEATVKAEEESFNRTLDRGLEIFDRAVVGVLDDVFPAVEAFRLYDTYGFPIDLTELMARERGLTVDMTAFEKLMEQQRQRAREDHDSKKSVISVTTEDLQVEPTKFLGYDNLELEALVEAVSPGAEKTFDVILDKTPFYAEMGGQVGDTGVIGSAKVLDTQKQGNVYVHRTAAPLELGQRVRAAVDVQRRSNIQRHHTVTHLFHWALHEVVSKDARQKGSLVAPDRFRFDFNQPEKLSDQQIADIEKLVNERIKEALPVYWFEMPFSEVRGKPDIMQFFGDKYGDVVRIVQIGGHNKALDGFSMELCGGTHTKTTGEIGLFKIMRESAVAAGIRRVEAVCGQFAQEFIAKQGDQEKAEIEKAKARELEKELAKQRQAAMESQAPAIAEQLLAKLQGKLLVSNLGDANADLLRAVVNALKPNLTSGIVVLGGVAEGKVSLICLVTPDLVKEGKNAGKIVGELAKICGGGGGGKPDLAQAGGKQPEKLAEALAAAPKIIGL
- the serS gene encoding serine--tRNA ligase: MLDIKLIREKPDFVRQRLATRGRGDEARIAEIGALDEQRRKLISEGDNLKAERNKVSKEIGALKSKGQDASAQMAAMKQVGERITSLDAEVATLDVKLQDILLVIPNLPHESVTVGKEAADNPEVKRWGEAPKFAFQPKAHWDIGEQLGILDFARATKISGSGFILYKGAGARLERALINFLLDLHTSEHGYTEVFPPFLINRNAMIGTGQLPKFEEDMYRLRDEEMYLAPTAEVPVTNIHRDEILREEQLPIYYAAYTPCFRREAGAAGKETRGMIRVHQFDKVELVKFVKPESSYDELEKLVVNAEKVLQLLGLHYRIVLLCSGDMGNASAKTYDIEVWAPGQNAYLEVSSCSNFEEFQARRANIKFKDAAGKNRFVHTLNGSGTALARLYVALLETYQQADGSVKIPEPLVSYMGGLREIRPA
- the tilS gene encoding tRNA lysidine(34) synthetase TilS, whose translation is MLSKVQAALAKTLAPGEPLLVGVSGGADSVALLSILVELGWRPRVCHLNHQLRGVDSDADAEFVRQLATQYGLPSTIEACTVDRDEDSARRARQEFFGRVAERTGIKKLVLAHTADDQVETFLLRLLRGAGVPGLVGIWPERQLGTLRVIRPMLKVRRLEIMEYLAAKKLSYREDKSNTDTRFTRNRIRHGLLPLLEREYNPAIRDVLLNTAEILRDEDFYLLHHVAQRFYMAACQNDAVNVKTLANYQTAIQRRVLRFWLGGDSENGPSFTFEQIEAVRHAALGDAPGAAIDLPDDLVVYREYEWLRKARRKDLEPVKGNWPLSLSGETVILELGMRFILRHSDESPRPKECFDADALGEGLFVRTWENGDRFQPLGMSETKKLQDFFVDEKVPRLKRGRVPLVCTADGRIAWVVGGRIAEPFKVRDDTHRILCMSAEAIQG